In Ovis canadensis isolate MfBH-ARS-UI-01 breed Bighorn chromosome 3, ARS-UI_OviCan_v2, whole genome shotgun sequence, one DNA window encodes the following:
- the LRRTM1 gene encoding leucine-rich repeat transmembrane neuronal protein 1: MDFLLLGLCLHWLLRRPSGVVLCLLGACFQMLPAAPSGCPQLCRCEGRLLYCEALNLTEAPHNLSGLLGLSLRYNSLSELRAGQFTGLMQLTWLYLDHNHICSVQGDAFQKLRRVKELTLSSNQITQLANTTFRPMPNLRSVDLSYNKLQALAPDLFHGLRKLTTLHMRANAIQFVPVRIFQDCRSLKFLDIGYNQLKSLARNSFAGLFKLTELHLEHNDLVKVNFAHFPRLISLHSLCLRRNKVAIVVSSLDWVWNLEKMDLSGNEIEYMEPHVFETVPHLQSLQLDSNRLTYVEPRILNSWKSLTSITLAGNLWDCGRNVCALASWLSNFQGRYDGNLQCASPEYAQGEDVLDAVYAFHLCEEGAEPTSGHLLSAVTNRSDLGSPAGPATTLADDREGQPDSTPEPVTVALPGEHAENAVQIHKVVTGTMALIFSFLIVVLVLYVSWKCFPASLRQLRQCFVTQRRKQKQKQTMHQMAAMSAQEYYVDYKPNHIEGALVIINEYGSCTCHQQPARECEV; the protein is encoded by the coding sequence ATGGATTTCCTGCTGCTCGGTCTCTGTCTACACTGGCTGCTGAGGAGGCCCTCGGGGGTGGTCTTGTGTTTGCTGGGGGCCTGCTTTCAGATGCTGCCCGCCGCCCCCAGCGGGTGCCCGCAGCTGTGCCGGTGCGAGGGGCGGCTGCTGTACTGCGAGGCGCTCAACCTCACCGAGGCGCCCCACAACCTGTCCGGCCTGCTGGGCTTGTCCCTGCGCTACAACAGCCTCTCGGAGCTGCGCGCCGGCCAGTTCACGGGGTTAATGCAGCTCACGTGGCTCTATCTGGATCACAATCACATCTGCTCGGTGCAGGGGGACGCCTTTCAGAAACTGCGCCGAGTTAAGGAACTCACCCTGAGTTCCAACCAGATCACCCAGCTGGCCAACACCACCTTCCGGCCCATGCCCAACCTGCGCAGCGTGGACCTCTCGTACAACAAGCTGCAGGCGCTGGCGCCCGACCTCTTCCACGGGCTGCGGAAGCTCACCACACTGCACATGCGGGCCAACGCCATCCAGTTCGTGCCCGTGCGCATCTTCCAGGACTGCCGCAGCCTCAAGTTTCTCGACATCGGATACAATCAGCTCAAGAGTCTGGCGCGCAACTCTTTCGCCGGCTTGTTCAAGCTCACCGAGCTGCACCTGGAGCACAACGATTTGGTCAAGGTGAATTTCGCCCACTTCCCGCGCCTCATCTCCCTGCACTCTCTCTGCCTGAGGAGGAACAAGGTGGCCATTGTGGTCAGCTCTCTGGACTGGGTGTGGAACCTGGAGAAAATGGACCTGTCGGGCAACGAGATCGAGTACATGGAGCCCCACGTGTTCGAGACCGTGCCGCACCTCCAGTCCCTGCAGCTGGACTCCAACCGCCTCACCTACGTCGAGCCCCGGATCCTCAACTCCTGGAAGTCACTGACCAGCATCACCCTGGCCGGGAACCTCTGGGACTGTGGGCGCAACGTGTGCGCCCTGGCCTCCTGGCTCAGCAACTTCCAGGGGCGCTACGATGGCAACTTGCAGTGCGCCAGCCCCGAGTACGCGCAGGGCGAGGACGTCCTGGACGCCGTGTACGCGTTCCACCTGTGCGAGGAGGGAGCTGAGCCCACCAGCGGCCACCTGCTCTCGGCCGTCACCAACCGCAGCGACCTGGGGTCCCCCGCCGGCCCGGCCACCACACTCGCTGACGACAGGGAGGGGCAGCCCGACAGCACGCCCGAGCCTGTCACCGTGGCTCTCCCCGGCGAACACGCCGAGAATGCCGTGCAGATCCACAAGGTGGTCACCGGCACCATGGCcctcattttctccttccttaTTGTGGTCTTGGTGCTCTATGTCTCCTGGAAGTGTTTCCCAGCCAGCCTCAGGCAGCTCAGACAGTGCTTTGTCACGCAGCGCAGGAagcaaaagcagaaacagaccATGCATCAGATGGCTGCCATGTCTGCCCAGGAATACTACGTTGATTACAAACCGAACCACATTGAGGGAGCCCTGGTCATCATCAACGAGTATGGCTCGTGTACCTGCCACCAGCAGCCCGCGAGAGAATGCGAGGTGTGA